From Sander lucioperca isolate FBNREF2018 chromosome 14, SLUC_FBN_1.2, whole genome shotgun sequence, the proteins below share one genomic window:
- the rilpl1 gene encoding RILP-like protein 1 isoform X4, producing MEDSDSALEKNVADLTVMDVYDIAAVVGQEFERIIDQYGCEALSRLMPKVVRVLEILEVMVSRNSISPETEELRLELDKLRLERMDRLEKEKKHRMELELVEDVWRGEAQDLLTQIAQLQEENKSLLTNMSNKDPMSEEDLQRHEGMTERERQVMKKLKEVVDKQRDEIRAKDRELTLKNEDIEALQQQQSRLMKINHDLRHKISVVEAQGKALIEQKVELEAGAQARGQEVTALRQEVARLRERLQGNLPAQNPEEPPPQPPSPAERGKAATVVVGAESWSDRPDPSELMLGGFDPSLPGSLSPEGHEDGNEEAEDEAVLLWEAMCEEETGGLDPKDPNRPRFTLQELRDVLHERNELKAKVFLLQEELAYYKSDETEDEIVTPSPSPSPELRTRSRSSAQPESGIKRLFSFFSRDKQRNLHRSEQFDAGSWMGKEDVYTEQAQEALQHL from the exons ATGGAGGACTCCGACTCGGCCCTGGAGAAGAATGTCGCTGACCTCACGGTGATGGACGTCTATGACATCGCCGCGGTGGTGGGCCAGGAGTTTGAGCGCATTATAGACCAGTACGGCTGCGAGGCTCTGTCCCGACTGATGCCCAAAGTGGTTCGGGTGTTGGAGATCCTGGAGGTGATGGTGAGCCGCAACAGCATCAGCCCGGAGACCGAGGAGCTGCGCCTGGAGCTGGACAAGCTGCGACTGGAGCGGATGGACCGGctggagaaggagaagaagcaCAGAATG GAGCTGGAGCTGGTGGAGGACGTATGGAGAGGAGAAGCTCAGGACCTGCTCACCCAGATCGCTCAACTGCAGGAGGAGAACAAATCCCTCCTCACCAACATGTCCAACAAAGACCCCATGAGTGAGGAGGACCTGCAGCGGCATGAgg GTatgacggagagagagaggcaggtgATGAAGAAGCTTAAAGAAGTGGTGGACAAGCAGAGAGACGAGATCCGGGCCAAGGATCGTGAGCTCACGCTGAAAAACGAGGACATAGAAGCA ctccagcagcagcagtctcgCCTCATGAAAATCAACCACGACCTGCGCCACAAAATCTCCGTTGTGGAGGCTCAAGGGAAAGCTCTGATTGAACAGAAGGTGGAACTGGAGGCCGGGGCTCAGGCCCGGGGGCAGGAAGTCACTGCCCTTCGGCAGGAAGTTGCACGCCTAAGGGAACGACTTCAAGGAAACCTGCCTGCCCAGAACCCTGAGGAACCCCCACCTCAGCCCCCCTCACCTGCAGAG CGTGGTAAAGCTGCTACAGTGGTGGTGGGGGCTGAGAGCTGGTCAGACAGACCTGACCCCTCTGAGCTGATGTTGGGTGGGTTTGACCCCTCCCTGCCTGGTTCCCTCAGCCCAGAGGGACACGAGGATGGGAATGAGGAGGCTGAGGACGAGGCAGTATTGCTTTGG GAGGCAATGTGCGAGGAGGAGAcaggaggcttggacccaaaggACCCCAACCGACCCCGGTTCACCCTGCAGGAGCTGAGGGACGTCCTCCACGAGAGGAACGAGCTCAAGGCCAAAGTTTTCCTGCTGCAGGAGGAGCTGGCCTACTACAAAAG TGATGAGACAGAAGATGAGATTGTTACTCCTTCCCCGTCTCCTTCACCTGAACTGAGGACTCGCTCCCGTTCTTCTGCACAGCCAGAGTCAGGAATCAAACGCCT
- the rilpl1 gene encoding RILP-like protein 1 isoform X3, whose translation MEDSDSALEKNVADLTVMDVYDIAAVVGQEFERIIDQYGCEALSRLMPKVVRVLEILEVMVSRNSISPETEELRLELDKLRLERMDRLEKEKKHRMELELVEDVWRGEAQDLLTQIAQLQEENKSLLTNMSNKDPMSEEDLQRHEGMTERERQVMKKLKEVVDKQRDEIRAKDRELTLKNEDIEALQQQQSRLMKINHDLRHKISVVEAQGKALIEQKVELEAGAQARGQEVTALRQEVARLRERLQGNLPAQNPEEPPPQPPSPAERGKAATVVVGAESWSDRPDPSELMLGGFDPSLPGSLSPEGHEDGNEEAEDEAVLLWEAMCDEDMPAVFQYFTKEAMCEEETGGLDPKDPNRPRFTLQELRDVLHERNELKAKVFLLQEELAYYKSDETEDEIVTPSPSPSPELRTRSRSSAQPESGIKRLIFTAIMPMVAAGLIPDDPTLQPIRRLISLV comes from the exons ATGGAGGACTCCGACTCGGCCCTGGAGAAGAATGTCGCTGACCTCACGGTGATGGACGTCTATGACATCGCCGCGGTGGTGGGCCAGGAGTTTGAGCGCATTATAGACCAGTACGGCTGCGAGGCTCTGTCCCGACTGATGCCCAAAGTGGTTCGGGTGTTGGAGATCCTGGAGGTGATGGTGAGCCGCAACAGCATCAGCCCGGAGACCGAGGAGCTGCGCCTGGAGCTGGACAAGCTGCGACTGGAGCGGATGGACCGGctggagaaggagaagaagcaCAGAATG GAGCTGGAGCTGGTGGAGGACGTATGGAGAGGAGAAGCTCAGGACCTGCTCACCCAGATCGCTCAACTGCAGGAGGAGAACAAATCCCTCCTCACCAACATGTCCAACAAAGACCCCATGAGTGAGGAGGACCTGCAGCGGCATGAgg GTatgacggagagagagaggcaggtgATGAAGAAGCTTAAAGAAGTGGTGGACAAGCAGAGAGACGAGATCCGGGCCAAGGATCGTGAGCTCACGCTGAAAAACGAGGACATAGAAGCA ctccagcagcagcagtctcgCCTCATGAAAATCAACCACGACCTGCGCCACAAAATCTCCGTTGTGGAGGCTCAAGGGAAAGCTCTGATTGAACAGAAGGTGGAACTGGAGGCCGGGGCTCAGGCCCGGGGGCAGGAAGTCACTGCCCTTCGGCAGGAAGTTGCACGCCTAAGGGAACGACTTCAAGGAAACCTGCCTGCCCAGAACCCTGAGGAACCCCCACCTCAGCCCCCCTCACCTGCAGAG CGTGGTAAAGCTGCTACAGTGGTGGTGGGGGCTGAGAGCTGGTCAGACAGACCTGACCCCTCTGAGCTGATGTTGGGTGGGTTTGACCCCTCCCTGCCTGGTTCCCTCAGCCCAGAGGGACACGAGGATGGGAATGAGGAGGCTGAGGACGAGGCAGTATTGCTTTGG GAGGCGATGTGCGATGAGGACATGCCTGCTGTGTTCCAATATTTTACAAAG GAGGCAATGTGCGAGGAGGAGAcaggaggcttggacccaaaggACCCCAACCGACCCCGGTTCACCCTGCAGGAGCTGAGGGACGTCCTCCACGAGAGGAACGAGCTCAAGGCCAAAGTTTTCCTGCTGCAGGAGGAGCTGGCCTACTACAAAAG TGATGAGACAGAAGATGAGATTGTTACTCCTTCCCCGTCTCCTTCACCTGAACTGAGGACTCGCTCCCGTTCTTCTGCACAGCCAGAGTCAGGAATCAAACGCCT
- the rilpl1 gene encoding RILP-like protein 1 isoform X1, with protein MEDSDSALEKNVADLTVMDVYDIAAVVGQEFERIIDQYGCEALSRLMPKVVRVLEILEVMVSRNSISPETEELRLELDKLRLERMDRLEKEKKHRMELELVEDVWRGEAQDLLTQIAQLQEENKSLLTNMSNKDPMSEEDLQRHEGMTERERQVMKKLKEVVDKQRDEIRAKDRELTLKNEDIEALQQQQSRLMKINHDLRHKISVVEAQGKALIEQKVELEAGAQARGQEVTALRQEVARLRERLQGNLPAQNPEEPPPQPPSPAERGKAATVVVGAESWSDRPDPSELMLGGFDPSLPGSLSPEGHEDGNEEAEDEAVLLWEAMCDEDMPAVFQYFTKEAMCEEETGGLDPKDPNRPRFTLQELRDVLHERNELKAKVFLLQEELAYYKSDETEDEIVTPSPSPSPELRTRSRSSAQPESGIKRLFSFFSRDKQRNLHRSEQFDAGSWMGKEDVYTEQAQEALQHL; from the exons ATGGAGGACTCCGACTCGGCCCTGGAGAAGAATGTCGCTGACCTCACGGTGATGGACGTCTATGACATCGCCGCGGTGGTGGGCCAGGAGTTTGAGCGCATTATAGACCAGTACGGCTGCGAGGCTCTGTCCCGACTGATGCCCAAAGTGGTTCGGGTGTTGGAGATCCTGGAGGTGATGGTGAGCCGCAACAGCATCAGCCCGGAGACCGAGGAGCTGCGCCTGGAGCTGGACAAGCTGCGACTGGAGCGGATGGACCGGctggagaaggagaagaagcaCAGAATG GAGCTGGAGCTGGTGGAGGACGTATGGAGAGGAGAAGCTCAGGACCTGCTCACCCAGATCGCTCAACTGCAGGAGGAGAACAAATCCCTCCTCACCAACATGTCCAACAAAGACCCCATGAGTGAGGAGGACCTGCAGCGGCATGAgg GTatgacggagagagagaggcaggtgATGAAGAAGCTTAAAGAAGTGGTGGACAAGCAGAGAGACGAGATCCGGGCCAAGGATCGTGAGCTCACGCTGAAAAACGAGGACATAGAAGCA ctccagcagcagcagtctcgCCTCATGAAAATCAACCACGACCTGCGCCACAAAATCTCCGTTGTGGAGGCTCAAGGGAAAGCTCTGATTGAACAGAAGGTGGAACTGGAGGCCGGGGCTCAGGCCCGGGGGCAGGAAGTCACTGCCCTTCGGCAGGAAGTTGCACGCCTAAGGGAACGACTTCAAGGAAACCTGCCTGCCCAGAACCCTGAGGAACCCCCACCTCAGCCCCCCTCACCTGCAGAG CGTGGTAAAGCTGCTACAGTGGTGGTGGGGGCTGAGAGCTGGTCAGACAGACCTGACCCCTCTGAGCTGATGTTGGGTGGGTTTGACCCCTCCCTGCCTGGTTCCCTCAGCCCAGAGGGACACGAGGATGGGAATGAGGAGGCTGAGGACGAGGCAGTATTGCTTTGG GAGGCGATGTGCGATGAGGACATGCCTGCTGTGTTCCAATATTTTACAAAG GAGGCAATGTGCGAGGAGGAGAcaggaggcttggacccaaaggACCCCAACCGACCCCGGTTCACCCTGCAGGAGCTGAGGGACGTCCTCCACGAGAGGAACGAGCTCAAGGCCAAAGTTTTCCTGCTGCAGGAGGAGCTGGCCTACTACAAAAG TGATGAGACAGAAGATGAGATTGTTACTCCTTCCCCGTCTCCTTCACCTGAACTGAGGACTCGCTCCCGTTCTTCTGCACAGCCAGAGTCAGGAATCAAACGCCT